AGTCGCAGCTGGTCACCCAGGAGTACAAGAGGCGCGGCGGGGGCTTCGTCGGCCCGAAGGACGAGCGGCAGAAGTCCCTACAGCGCTGGGGCGGCGAGCACTGGCAGACCAAGGAGGGCGACACCCGGGCGCGGCACGGCGACGAGACCAGCCGCTATCTGCCCGAACAGGCCTGGAAGGAGCTCTCCGAGAAGGAGAGGCGGGCGACCGACGCCAAGAAGCGGAAGGAATCGAAGTCCGGCAAGCAGTACGTCGCCAACACCGGACCGGCCAAGCGCGCTCGCCGCAATGTCACCGCGGCCGAGCGGCTGTCGGAGTTGCCGGTCGCCGAGGCGGCCAAGCTGGTCCGCGGCCTCGACAAGGGCCAACTGAAGTCCGCCCTGCGCCGCGAGCGCGACGGCAAGTCCCGCAAGACGCTCATCAAGCGGCTGGAGTCGGAACTCACCCGCCGCTGACCGGCGACCCCACCCGCATCGACTGGTCCGCCCGGCAGGCCGCCGCCGCCATCCCGTTCCGGGTCGTCAGCGGCCGGCCGGTCAACCCGGGCGAGCGCACCCGCGTCCGCTACGGCCGCAACCGCCTCGGACACTGGGGCGAGGCGCAGTGGGCCAACGCCGCGGTGACCGCCACCGACACCACCGGCAGCCTGTAATCGTCATGATCGAGCGCCGCGACGGCGGCGGATGGGCGCTGTCCGGCGGCCACATCGAGCCGGGCGAGACCGCAGCCGACGCGGCGGCCCGGGAGCTGACCGAGGAAACCGGGCTGGTCGTCACCCTCACCGATCCGCGGGTCGAGATAATCGATCGTCAAAAATCTCCGGAGTCACGGCAACGTTTGCTGGGGTCGAGAGCGTAAGTAGTGGCCGTGAGATTGAAGCTGAGGGTGCGGGTGGCTGATGCATGATCGCGAGGACAAGGAGGTGACAGCCTTTGTACGGGCGCGTTACGGATCGCTGCTCCGGACCGCCTTCCTGCTGTGCGGAGACCGAGGAAAAGCCGAGGATCTGGTCCAGACGACGTTGGCCAAGACGGTTGTGGCGTGGTCTCGACTGCAACACGCAGAATGCGTCGACCACTACGTTCGGCGCATTCTAGTCAACACCTTCGTGACCTGGAGGCGGCGCCGATCCTGGTGGGAACAGCCCTTGGGTCGGCTGGTGGAGCGTCAGGCACGCGACGAGTACGTGGGGGTGGAACAGCGGGACTTGCTCCGCCGGGCGTTGGACGGGCTGCCAGCACGACAGCGTGCCGCCGTAGTACTGCGCTTCTACGAGGACCTGTCCGAGCAGGACAGCGCACGTACTGGGTTGTTCGGTCGGCACGGTCAAGAGTCTTTCATCAAGGGGTCTGCAGACTCTTCGTAAGCAGTGGGTTGAGGCCGACGCTGCTGCTGATCAAGAGGTGCGCTATGCATAACACGACCGAGTTGCGTGACGGCCTGGCGGATCTGGCCGAGTCGGTGGTACCGACCGAGGGCTATGAAGGCAAGATCATGCGGCGGGCAGACCGGCGTCGCGGGCGGCGGCGTATCGCCGCCGGAGCCGCGGCCGCAGTATGCCTGGCGGTGCTGGTCACGATGTTTCGGGTTGTCGGATTCGGGCCCACATCGCAACTCGCTGCACCGCCGCCGGATGGCCCGTTCCTGGGCTGGTCCCCGGCGGGAGACGTGGACGCTGGCCTGGTACGTGAGGCCACCAGCGTCTGGGACCGTGCCAACTCGGCAGGCCCGCACACTGATGTTCGGGCCCTTGTCGCGACGCGCCATCCACGCCTGCGCTCGACGGTGGTAGTCCTGCAGGGATACGACAAGCAGGGCGACGCGCGGTTGGCGTTCTTCACCGGTGATCTTAACGCGGCGGACGCCTTGCGGATGCGGGTTGATCGGCCGGCGCCCGACCCCGTGAAGACTCAGGTGATAAGTCTGGTCAGTCCACGGTTGTCCGGAGCTGCCGGCGAGGTTAGTGATGACCCTGCGGGTACCTATGCCATTGCCCTCGCCATGCCGGGCGTGACAGCGGTGCGGGTGTCGAATACCGCAGTCGATAATGAAATGATACAAGAACCGGACGGACCGACCAGTCGCCTTGTTGTAAAACGATTCCCGCTCGCTGCGACCGCGCAGACGACGACGATCGCGGGGTTCATCAAGCCGAAGCGACCGTTCGCCAGCCTCACGAAGATGTTCGAGGTGCCTGGTGAGGACGGTGTGGACGGCGACGCGCGGGCCGTACCCGCTGAGGTAGTCGGCAGGAACGGCCAACAGATAATCGTGGCGTTCCCGAAGGATCAGGGAGTCAGGCAGGGGCAACTAGCCGTTGTCGCCGAAGGTTTGGTCGGACGCGTAACGGCAGTCGATGCCGTCCGCGGCGAAGCCACTGTCGACCTCATTACCAGCACCGGATTCGCCGGCCAGGTGTACACGAATATCAGTAATGTTCCGGGTTCCGTACGCGGCACCGGCGGAAAGCTGGTCATGGAAGGCGTTCCCGCAGACGGTGAGATTTACCAGACCAACCGTGTCTTGATGCCGGATCCGTCCCAGCGAAGCAATCAGGTTGGCGCTGTCACGATCGGGCGAGCGTCTGCGGACAAGGCGGCAGGCGCGACCACGGTGGAGCTTACCCCGACAGCCGACCTTGCCAACCTGACCAGGTTGTCGATCATGACGCCATCCGCCCCCTGACGGCGCCCCGCCCACGCAAGGATGCGCGGAGGCGACTCGCATCCTCAACAGGTTGCAGGTCAGTAGTGGACCGCGCCGCTGCCGGAAGCCTTTTGTGCGCACGTAGAGGGTGTACTCGGCGGCGCCGGGGTTGGCGCTGCGCCGCCGGATCGTGGCTTCGTCCACGACGTGCGGACGGGTGTCGCGGGCAGGCGAGCGGTGAGCAGCGGTGCTCATCCGGGTCGTCCTTGAGGCACGAGAGATGGGCCCGGCAACGGCGATGTTGTCGGGAGCAGGCCGGGATCCCTTTCCCGACGCCTGCCCCCTCTCGCAGCGTCGATCATGCACTTGTGGTGGGAAGTAACTCCCTATACGCCCCATCCGCGGGGCACCACAACTGCATGATCGGCGCCGTCAAAGGTCGGTGCCGTCAAAGGTCGGTGCCGTCGGGGGCCGGCGTTTGGTGGGGGCGCGTAAGCGCAAACGCCCGGCCGATCCTCGGATCTGCCGGGCGTTTGCGCTGTTCATGAGCGGTGGCGGCGGGATTTGAACCCGCGGAGGGCGTAAACCCTCACACGCTTTCGAGGCGTGCTCCTTAGGCCACTCGGACACGCCACCGCCGAGAAGGGTACATGACCCCGGGTTCGGACGCCGAACCGGTATGCCCGGGGACGGCCTGGCAGGATCCTTGCCATGAGTACGCACATCGGCGCGAAGCCGGGAGAGATCGCCGAGCGGGTCCTGATGCCGGGCGACCCGCTGCGGGCCAAGTGGATCGCGGAGACCTACCTCGAGGGCGCGCAGTGCTACTCGACGGTCCGGGGCATGCTGGGCTTCACCGGCCGCTGGAACGGCGTCGAGGTCTCCGTCCAGGGCTCCGGCATGGGCATGCCCTCCGCCTCCATCTACGCCCACGAGCTGGTCAACGAGTACGGCGTGAAGAGCCTGATCCGGGTCGGTTCCTGCGGGGCCCTGACCGAGGACCTGCGGCTGCGCGACGTGATCGCCGCCATCGGCTCGTCCACCGACTCGAACATGAACCGGATGCGCTTCGACGGGCTGATCGACTACGCCCCGGTGGCCGACTTCGGGCTGCTGCGTACGTCGGTCGAGGTGGCCGAGCGGCGCGGCATCGCGATGCGGGTCGGGCCGATCCTGGCGGCGGACGCCTTCTACACCGACCGCCCGGACCTCTACGACAGCCTCGCCGACTACGGCGTGCTGGCGGTGGAGATGGAGTCGGCGGCGCTCTACACGATCGCGGCCCGGTTCAAGGCCCGCGCGCTGACCCTGCTGACCGTCAGCGACCACATCAAGACCGGCGAGAAGACCACCTCCGAGGAGCGTGAGCAGACCTTCAGCCAGATGGTCGAGATCGCCCTGGACACGATCGTCGCCTGAGTTCCGTTCGGCAGCCGCCCCGTCGTCCTCCCGGACGGCGGGGCGGTTTCGTGACCACGGTCACGCGGGAAAACTATACGAACGGTCGTTCTTATTCATTAGCCTCAGCCCATGACAGTCGACGGACGCGTCGCGCGGGGCGACCGGACTCGCACCGCCGCGCTGGACGCCGCCGTGGTGCTCGCCACCGAGGTCGGCCTGCACGGGCTCTCCCTCGCCCAGCTCGCCGACACCCTCGGCGTCAGCAAGTCCGGCCTCTTCGCGCACTGGGGTTCCAAGGAGGCGCTCCAGCTCGCCACCGTCGACCGGGCGGTCGAGCAGCAGCGGCAACGGATCATCGAGCCGGCTCTGCGTGCCCCCCGGGGCGTACGGCGGCTCTGGGCGCTGCACCAGGCCCGGATCGACTTCTTCGCCGCCCGGGTGCTTCCCGGCGGTTGCTTCTTCGCCAGCGCCGACTTCGAGTACAACGCGCGTCCCGGCCCGGTCCGGGACCGGCTCGCCGAGGTGTTCGGCCGCTGGACCGCGTTCCTCGAACAACTCGTCCGCGAGGCGGTCGCCGCCGGCGAGCTTCCCGCCGACGTGGACGTCCCTCAGCTGGCGTACGAGATCGACGCGCTCGGGATCACCGCCGCGATGCGCTCCCGCCTGCTGGACCCCGACACCGCCTACCGGCACGCCCGCCAGGGCCTGCTGAACCGCCTGCGGGCACTGTGCCCCGATCCGAACCTGCTACCGGAAGGCATCTCATGAGCCAGGCCATCGTCGACCAGCCCGCCGCCGAGTTCGGTCACGTCGCGCACGTCGCGGTGCACTTC
The window above is part of the Micromonospora sp. M71_S20 genome. Proteins encoded here:
- a CDS encoding NUDIX domain-containing protein — protein: MIERRDGGGWALSGGHIEPGETAADAAARELTEETGLVVTLTDPRVEIIDRQKSPESRQRLLGSRA
- a CDS encoding TetR/AcrR family transcriptional regulator, producing MTVDGRVARGDRTRTAALDAAVVLATEVGLHGLSLAQLADTLGVSKSGLFAHWGSKEALQLATVDRAVEQQRQRIIEPALRAPRGVRRLWALHQARIDFFAARVLPGGCFFASADFEYNARPGPVRDRLAEVFGRWTAFLEQLVREAVAAGELPADVDVPQLAYEIDALGITAAMRSRLLDPDTAYRHARQGLLNRLRALCPDPNLLPEGIS
- a CDS encoding DUF5872 domain-containing protein produces the protein MARYTKPELREQVKEEVKASDKGGRPGQWSARKSQLVTQEYKRRGGGFVGPKDERQKSLQRWGGEHWQTKEGDTRARHGDETSRYLPEQAWKELSEKERRATDAKKRKESKSGKQYVANTGPAKRARRNVTAAERLSELPVAEAAKLVRGLDKGQLKSALRRERDGKSRKTLIKRLESELTRR
- a CDS encoding rod shape-determining protein MreC codes for the protein MHNTTELRDGLADLAESVVPTEGYEGKIMRRADRRRGRRRIAAGAAAAVCLAVLVTMFRVVGFGPTSQLAAPPPDGPFLGWSPAGDVDAGLVREATSVWDRANSAGPHTDVRALVATRHPRLRSTVVVLQGYDKQGDARLAFFTGDLNAADALRMRVDRPAPDPVKTQVISLVSPRLSGAAGEVSDDPAGTYAIALAMPGVTAVRVSNTAVDNEMIQEPDGPTSRLVVKRFPLAATAQTTTIAGFIKPKRPFASLTKMFEVPGEDGVDGDARAVPAEVVGRNGQQIIVAFPKDQGVRQGQLAVVAEGLVGRVTAVDAVRGEATVDLITSTGFAGQVYTNISNVPGSVRGTGGKLVMEGVPADGEIYQTNRVLMPDPSQRSNQVGAVTIGRASADKAAGATTVELTPTADLANLTRLSIMTPSAP
- the deoD gene encoding purine-nucleoside phosphorylase; protein product: MSTHIGAKPGEIAERVLMPGDPLRAKWIAETYLEGAQCYSTVRGMLGFTGRWNGVEVSVQGSGMGMPSASIYAHELVNEYGVKSLIRVGSCGALTEDLRLRDVIAAIGSSTDSNMNRMRFDGLIDYAPVADFGLLRTSVEVAERRGIAMRVGPILAADAFYTDRPDLYDSLADYGVLAVEMESAALYTIAARFKARALTLLTVSDHIKTGEKTTSEEREQTFSQMVEIALDTIVA